The following are encoded together in the Lathyrus oleraceus cultivar Zhongwan6 chromosome 3, CAAS_Psat_ZW6_1.0, whole genome shotgun sequence genome:
- the LOC127128262 gene encoding geranylgeranyl transferase type-1 subunit beta yields the protein MSSSEASSMETMNKDLHVTFIEMMYHLLPNPYESQEINHLTLAYFVVSSLDILNALQKVDKEAIANWVLSFQVRHGTTFDPNNGQFYGFHGSRSSQFPPDENGVFCHNNSHLASTYCALSILKIVGYDFSNLDSESMSTSMRNLQQPDGSFMPIHTGGETDLRFVYCAAAICFMLGNWNGVDKEKVKDYILKCQSYDGGFGLVPGAESHGGATYCAIASLRLMGFIEDNVLSSCNLSSLIDFPLLLDWILQRQGTDGGFQGRPNKSSDTCYAFWIGAVLRILGGCNFVDNKALRGFLVSCQYKYGGFSKFPGEFPDLYHSYYGYAAFSLLEESGLKSLCSKLGISDIAAIGV from the exons ATGAGTTCCTCAGAAGCATCATCAATGGAAACCATGAACAAAGATCTTCATGTTACATTCATTGAGATGATGTACCACTTGCTACCAAACCCATATGAATCCCAAGAAATCAACCACCTCACTCTCGCTTACTTCGTTGTCTCTTCCCTTGACATCCTCAACGCTCTCCAAAAGGTTGACAAGGAAGCTATTGCCAATTGGGTTTTGTCTTTTCAAGTTCGACATGGAACCACTTTTGACCCTAACAATG GTCAATTCTATGGGTTTCATGGTTCTAGAAGTTCACAGTTTCCTCCGGATGAGAATGGG GTTTTTTGCCATAACAATAGTCACTTGGCAAGTACTTATTGTGCCCTATCTATATTGAAAATTGTTGGTTATGATTTTTCCAATCTTGATTCTGAATCGATGTCGACTTCCATGAGGAATCTTCAACAGCCCGATGGAAG TTTCATGCCTATTCACACTGGTGGTGAAACCGATCTTAGGTTTGTATATTGCGCAG CCGCTATTTGTTTCATGCTGGGTAACTGGAATGGCGTGGACAAGGAAAAAGTCAAGGATTACATATTAAAATGCCAG TCTTATGATGGTGGATTTGGATTAGTTCCTGGTGCAGAATCCCATG GTGGTGCAACTTATTGTGCTATCGCGTCTCTCCGGTTAATGGGATTTATCGAAGACAACGTTCTCTCAAGTTGtaacttgtcttctttgatagATTTCCCATTGCTGTTGGACTGGATCTTGCAG AGACAGGGAACTGATGGTGGATTTCAAGGTAGACCTAACAAATCTAGCGATACATGTTATGCATTTTG GATTGGAGCTGTCTTAAGAATTTTAGGCGGCTGCAACTTTGTCGACAATAAAGCTCTACGCGGATTTTTGGTTTCCTGTCAATACAAG TATGGTGGTTTCAGCAAATTCCCTGGCGAGTTTCCAGATCTGTACCATTCCTACTATGGATATGCTGCTTTCAGTCTGCTGGAAGAATCTGGTTTGAAGTCACTCTGTTCTAAACTTGGAATCTCTGATATAGCTGCAATTGGAGTCTAA